Proteins encoded within one genomic window of Cellulomonas flavigena DSM 20109:
- the rplX gene encoding 50S ribosomal protein L24, whose amino-acid sequence MAKIKKGDLVVVISGRDKGQQGRVLEVLPETQRVVVEGVQRVQKHTKAGQTSRGTRTGGIETIEAPIHISNVMLVDPETKKGTRVGYRTEQVERDGRTRTVRVRVAKRSGKDI is encoded by the coding sequence ATGGCCAAGATCAAGAAGGGCGACCTCGTCGTCGTCATCTCAGGCCGTGACAAGGGCCAGCAGGGCCGCGTGCTCGAGGTCCTCCCCGAGACGCAGCGCGTCGTGGTCGAGGGCGTCCAGCGTGTGCAGAAGCACACGAAGGCCGGCCAGACCTCGCGCGGCACCCGCACCGGTGGCATCGAGACGATCGAGGCCCCCATCCACATCAGCAACGTGATGCTCGTGGACCCGGAGACCAAGAAGGGCACCCGGGTCGGCTACCGCACCGAGCAGGTCGAGCGCGACGGGCGCACGCGCACCGTGCGCGTCCGCGTCGCCAAGCGCTCCGGTAAGGACATCTGA
- the rplR gene encoding 50S ribosomal protein L18 — protein MAIGIRGKGTSVARRRRHLRLRKKVVGTAARPRLVVTRSARHMTAQVVDDAIGKTIASASTLEADLRGDDGDKTAKARKVGELVAARAKAAGVEAVVFDRGGNKYHGRVAAVADGAREGGLAL, from the coding sequence ATGGCTATCGGCATCAGAGGCAAGGGCACGTCCGTCGCGCGTCGGCGGCGTCACCTGCGCCTGCGCAAGAAGGTCGTCGGCACGGCTGCGCGTCCCCGCCTCGTCGTGACGCGCTCCGCGCGGCACATGACGGCCCAGGTCGTCGACGACGCGATCGGCAAGACCATCGCCTCCGCGTCGACCCTCGAGGCCGACCTGCGCGGCGACGACGGCGACAAGACCGCCAAGGCCCGCAAGGTCGGCGAGCTCGTGGCCGCCCGTGCCAAGGCCGCCGGTGTCGAGGCGGTCGTGTTCGACCGCGGCGGCAACAAGTACCACGGCCGCGTGGCCGCGGTGGCCGACGGCGCTCGCGAGGGCGGTCTGGCCCTGTGA
- a CDS encoding type Z 30S ribosomal protein S14: MAKTALINKAAAKPKFAVRAYTRCQKCGRPHSVYRKFGLCRICVREMAHRGELPGVTKSSW; this comes from the coding sequence ATGGCGAAGACCGCCCTCATCAACAAGGCGGCCGCGAAGCCCAAGTTCGCGGTCCGCGCCTACACGCGCTGCCAGAAGTGCGGTCGTCCGCACTCGGTGTACCGCAAGTTCGGCCTGTGCCGGATCTGCGTGCGGGAGATGGCCCACCGCGGCGAGCTCCCCGGCGTCACCAAGAGCAGCTGGTAA
- the rplN gene encoding 50S ribosomal protein L14, giving the protein MIQQESRLRVADNTGAKEILCIRVLGGSGRRYAGIGDVIVATVKDAIPGGNVKKGDVVKAVIVRTRKERRRPDGSYIKFDENAAVILKNDGEPRGTRIFGPVGRELRDKKFMKIISLAPEVI; this is encoded by the coding sequence ATGATCCAGCAGGAGTCGCGACTGCGTGTCGCCGACAACACGGGTGCCAAGGAGATCCTCTGCATCCGTGTCCTCGGTGGCTCCGGCCGCCGGTACGCGGGCATCGGCGACGTCATCGTCGCCACCGTGAAGGACGCCATCCCCGGCGGCAACGTCAAGAAGGGCGACGTCGTCAAGGCGGTCATCGTCCGTACCCGCAAGGAGCGTCGGCGTCCCGACGGCTCGTACATCAAGTTCGACGAGAACGCGGCCGTGATCCTCAAGAACGACGGTGAGCCTCGTGGCACGCGCATCTTCGGCCCCGTGGGCCGGGAGCTGCGTGACAAGAAGTTCATGAAGATCATCTCGCTCGCTCCGGAGGTGATCTGA
- a CDS encoding CshA/CshB family fibrillar adhesin-related protein yields the protein MRAVQSDRRARRAYRAVLGGLLALALGLTVAPLVDVVTAPRAAAVVGDVTLAGSNAPVMADSGSGRYKDRIVWLNWGAEGARLTAPASNCSPANQGSCLWTTTVTTLHDLSDRDRLEVACTMYRGNGQDVYVYRPGDYDADGLPRLYGRASGTGLVNAFRTPGNQDRHVTVGCTAELATYAAANYTGQRTAKSVTLSGLVVADAESTKATEALRVTGTPAATWRIIDRVAATCTNGNNPHQYYAAVAGGELTLSATGECAAPQFSATAVALAQGSSSLSIRLDGAQGQTAAAVGYVIGADYGDAAAGYGHGPALVQPTWTSGTTVGTSATNVLASSFTLATMAAPATRLGAQAFPNRTAPVTPDASGDTGWAVPNGTTGATTATPDEDAFTANPAITASVGLSTTYTLQARCAPAGAWVRGWLDWDGDSRFIETRDPSAKVQCAANGTANLTWSNASVASAQLGTRTLRVAISSVTEDLDGPTMSIRAGEVEDWQVTVRPAVRVTKTVNATTMPNGGTVTYTVTVSNPGSSQVTAYLVDDYSGAFDDATLHDVSSPSGTFADDGTGRFTWRVDVPAAGAVTMTYRMTMRSSAGGPGNQVLSNVVRVSTAVINGAITCDNGDQAAQQCARVDLYRAGLTIDKQAFLASDTGFTSELGSGGQLQPGTAVVWRYVVRNTGSVPLSGVVVSDAWSESRTTADGTTPTSGATTLTCPGLPPGTSVTLGTLAAGATVTCTATRAVEPYP from the coding sequence ATGCGAGCAGTGCAGAGCGACCGGCGAGCGCGGCGCGCATATCGTGCCGTGCTCGGTGGGCTGCTCGCCCTCGCGCTCGGCCTGACCGTCGCCCCGCTGGTCGACGTGGTCACCGCGCCGCGCGCTGCGGCGGTCGTGGGGGACGTGACGCTGGCCGGCTCGAACGCCCCGGTCATGGCCGACTCCGGCTCGGGTCGGTACAAGGACCGCATCGTCTGGCTCAACTGGGGTGCCGAGGGCGCCCGGCTCACGGCGCCCGCGTCCAACTGCTCCCCGGCCAACCAGGGCAGCTGCCTGTGGACGACGACGGTGACCACGCTCCACGACCTCAGCGACCGGGACCGGCTCGAGGTGGCGTGCACGATGTACCGGGGCAACGGCCAGGACGTCTACGTCTACCGGCCCGGGGACTACGACGCCGACGGCCTGCCCCGGCTCTACGGCCGGGCGTCCGGAACCGGCCTCGTCAACGCCTTCCGCACCCCGGGCAACCAGGACCGCCACGTCACGGTCGGGTGCACCGCGGAGCTCGCCACGTACGCGGCCGCGAACTACACCGGGCAGCGGACCGCCAAGTCGGTCACCCTCTCCGGGTTGGTCGTCGCCGACGCCGAGTCGACGAAGGCGACGGAGGCGCTCAGGGTGACGGGCACGCCCGCGGCGACGTGGCGCATCATCGACCGCGTCGCGGCCACCTGCACCAACGGCAACAACCCTCACCAGTACTACGCCGCGGTGGCGGGCGGCGAGCTGACCCTCTCCGCCACGGGGGAGTGCGCCGCGCCGCAGTTCTCCGCGACCGCGGTCGCGCTGGCCCAGGGGTCCAGCAGCCTCAGCATCAGGCTCGACGGCGCTCAGGGGCAGACCGCCGCGGCCGTCGGCTACGTCATCGGCGCCGACTACGGCGACGCGGCCGCGGGCTACGGCCACGGTCCGGCGCTGGTGCAGCCGACGTGGACCAGCGGGACGACGGTCGGCACGTCGGCCACCAACGTGCTGGCGTCGAGCTTCACGCTCGCCACCATGGCGGCGCCGGCCACGCGGCTCGGGGCGCAGGCGTTCCCGAACCGGACGGCCCCGGTCACGCCCGACGCGAGCGGCGACACGGGCTGGGCGGTGCCGAACGGGACCACCGGCGCGACGACCGCCACGCCCGACGAGGACGCCTTCACCGCGAACCCCGCGATCACGGCGTCCGTGGGCCTCTCGACCACGTACACGCTGCAGGCGCGGTGCGCCCCCGCGGGCGCGTGGGTCCGCGGTTGGCTCGACTGGGACGGCGACAGCAGGTTCATCGAGACGCGCGACCCCTCCGCGAAGGTCCAGTGCGCTGCCAACGGCACGGCGAACCTGACCTGGTCGAACGCGTCGGTGGCGTCCGCGCAGCTCGGTACTCGGACGCTGCGCGTCGCCATCTCGTCGGTCACGGAGGACCTCGACGGCCCCACGATGTCGATCCGAGCCGGTGAGGTCGAGGACTGGCAGGTCACCGTGCGTCCCGCGGTACGCGTGACCAAGACGGTCAACGCCACGACGATGCCCAACGGCGGCACGGTCACCTACACGGTGACGGTGTCGAACCCCGGTTCGTCGCAGGTCACCGCCTACCTCGTCGACGACTACAGCGGTGCGTTCGACGACGCGACGCTCCACGACGTGTCGTCGCCGTCCGGCACGTTCGCGGACGACGGCACCGGCCGGTTCACCTGGCGGGTCGACGTCCCGGCCGCCGGCGCGGTGACGATGACCTACCGGATGACGATGCGCTCGAGCGCGGGCGGCCCCGGCAACCAGGTCCTCAGCAACGTCGTGCGGGTCTCGACCGCCGTGATCAACGGTGCCATCACCTGCGACAACGGGGACCAGGCCGCGCAGCAGTGCGCCCGCGTCGACCTGTACCGCGCCGGGCTCACCATCGACAAGCAGGCCTTCCTCGCGAGCGACACCGGGTTCACCTCCGAGCTCGGCTCCGGCGGGCAGCTGCAGCCGGGCACGGCCGTGGTGTGGCGGTACGTGGTGCGCAACACCGGGTCCGTCCCGCTCAGCGGCGTGGTCGTCAGCGACGCCTGGTCGGAGAGCCGCACGACGGCCGACGGCACCACCCCGACGTCCGGCGCGACCACTCTCACCTGTCCCGGCCTCCCGCCGGGGACCTCCGTGACGCTCGGCACCCTCGCTGCCGGAGCCACGGTCACCTGCACGGCGACGCGGGCGGTGGAACCGTATCCGTGA
- the rplE gene encoding 50S ribosomal protein L5 → MTETTIEAPAQPRLKARYNDEIRSALFEQFSHENINQVARLVKVVVNMGVGEAAKDSKLIEGAIRDLTQITGQKPQVTKARKSIAQFKLREGMPIGAHVTLRGDRAWEFLDRLLSVALPRIRDFRGLSPQQFDGHGNYTFGLVEQSVFHEIDQDKIDRVRGMDITIVTTATTDDEGRALLKLLGFPFKEN, encoded by the coding sequence ATGACCGAGACCACCATCGAGGCCCCGGCCCAGCCGCGCCTCAAGGCGCGCTACAACGACGAGATCCGCTCCGCGCTGTTCGAGCAGTTCTCGCACGAGAACATCAACCAGGTCGCGCGGCTGGTCAAGGTCGTCGTCAACATGGGCGTCGGCGAGGCCGCGAAGGACTCCAAGCTCATCGAGGGCGCGATCCGCGACCTGACCCAGATCACGGGCCAGAAGCCGCAGGTCACCAAGGCCCGCAAGTCCATCGCGCAGTTCAAGCTGCGCGAGGGCATGCCGATCGGTGCGCACGTGACGCTGCGCGGCGACCGTGCCTGGGAGTTCCTCGACCGCCTGCTGTCCGTCGCTCTGCCGCGCATCCGCGACTTCCGCGGCCTGTCGCCCCAGCAGTTCGACGGCCACGGGAACTACACGTTCGGCCTCGTGGAGCAGTCCGTGTTCCACGAGATCGACCAGGACAAGATCGACCGTGTCCGCGGTATGGACATCACGATCGTGACCACCGCGACGACGGACGACGAGGGCCGCGCGCTCCTCAAGCTCCTCGGCTTCCCGTTCAAGGAGAACTGA
- the rplF gene encoding 50S ribosomal protein L6 codes for MSRIGRIPVPVPAGVDVTIDDRRVTVKGPKGELSHTIAAPLTVERDDAGALVVSRPDDERLSRSLHGLTRTLLANLVTGVTEGYTKKLEIVGTGYRVLAKGDNLEFALGFSHPVVVEPPAGITFAVESATKFSVQGIDKQQVGEVAANIRKIRKPEPYKGKGVRYAGENVRRKVGKAGK; via the coding sequence ATGTCTCGAATCGGCAGGATCCCCGTCCCGGTGCCGGCAGGTGTCGATGTGACCATCGACGACCGCCGCGTGACGGTCAAGGGTCCCAAGGGCGAGCTCAGCCACACGATCGCCGCCCCCCTCACGGTGGAGCGCGACGACGCGGGTGCCCTCGTGGTGTCGCGTCCTGACGACGAGCGCCTCTCGCGCTCGCTGCACGGCCTGACCCGCACGCTGCTGGCCAACCTGGTCACCGGCGTGACGGAGGGCTACACCAAGAAGCTCGAGATCGTCGGCACCGGTTACCGCGTGCTGGCGAAGGGCGACAACCTCGAGTTCGCGCTCGGCTTCAGCCACCCCGTGGTCGTCGAGCCCCCGGCCGGCATCACGTTCGCCGTGGAGTCCGCGACGAAGTTCTCGGTCCAGGGCATCGACAAGCAGCAGGTCGGCGAGGTCGCCGCGAACATCCGCAAGATCCGCAAGCCGGAGCCGTACAAGGGCAAGGGCGTGCGGTACGCGGGCGAGAACGTGCGCCGCAAGGTCGGAAAGGCTGGGAAGTAG
- the rpmD gene encoding 50S ribosomal protein L30: MARLKVTQTRSAIGGKQNQRDTLRTLGLKRIGDVVVKEDRPEIRGMVKTVTHLVAVEEVE; this comes from the coding sequence ATGGCTCGTCTCAAGGTGACCCAGACCCGTTCCGCCATCGGCGGGAAGCAGAACCAGCGCGACACGCTGCGCACCCTGGGCCTGAAGCGGATCGGCGACGTCGTCGTCAAGGAGGACCGTCCTGAGATCCGCGGCATGGTCAAGACGGTGACGCACCTCGTCGCGGTCGAGGAGGTCGAGTGA
- the rpsQ gene encoding 30S ribosomal protein S17, which translates to MTTKHEHTTATADHRAYRKTRRGYVVSDKMDKTVVVEVEDRVKHPLYGKVIRRTSKVKVHDEQNSAGIGDLVEIMETRPLSANKRWRLVEILEKAK; encoded by the coding sequence ATGACCACGAAGCACGAGCACACGACGGCCACGGCGGACCACCGCGCGTACCGCAAGACGCGTCGCGGCTACGTCGTGTCCGACAAGATGGACAAGACCGTCGTCGTCGAGGTCGAGGACCGCGTCAAGCACCCGCTGTACGGCAAGGTCATCCGCCGCACCAGCAAGGTCAAGGTCCACGACGAGCAGAACTCCGCCGGCATCGGCGACCTCGTCGAGATCATGGAGACGCGACCGCTGTCGGCCAACAAGCGCTGGCGGCTCGTCGAGATCCTCGAGAAGGCCAAGTAA
- the rplO gene encoding 50S ribosomal protein L15, translating into MADDKKADEKATETEAPRAKKAPAKKAAADAAPAAEKKTTKAASAKAASSTTESAKAEKADAKAESSAKAEKAPAKKKAPTAAAKAAAEAAAQPGNGGTLKVHHLRPAPGAKTAKTRVGRGEASKGKTAGRGTKGTKARYQVPDRFEGGQMPLHMRLPKLRGFKNPFRVEYQVVNLDKLSALYPDGGDVTVADLVAKGAVRKGRPVKVLGDGELTVKVSVAVDKLSASAKEKIEAAGGSVAQG; encoded by the coding sequence ATGGCCGACGACAAGAAGGCCGACGAGAAGGCGACGGAGACCGAGGCCCCCAGGGCCAAGAAGGCTCCGGCGAAGAAGGCTGCCGCGGACGCCGCTCCGGCTGCGGAGAAGAAGACGACCAAGGCGGCTTCCGCCAAGGCTGCTTCCTCGACGACGGAGTCCGCCAAGGCGGAGAAGGCTGACGCGAAGGCCGAGTCCTCCGCGAAGGCCGAGAAGGCCCCCGCGAAGAAGAAGGCTCCGACGGCCGCCGCGAAGGCTGCCGCCGAGGCCGCTGCCCAGCCCGGCAACGGTGGCACCCTCAAGGTGCACCACCTGCGCCCGGCGCCGGGCGCCAAGACCGCCAAGACCCGTGTGGGTCGTGGTGAGGCGTCCAAGGGCAAGACGGCCGGCCGCGGTACCAAGGGCACCAAGGCCCGGTACCAGGTGCCGGACCGCTTCGAGGGCGGGCAGATGCCGCTGCACATGCGGCTGCCCAAGCTCCGCGGCTTCAAGAACCCGTTCCGCGTCGAGTACCAGGTCGTCAACCTGGACAAGCTCTCGGCGCTGTACCCGGACGGTGGCGACGTGACGGTCGCCGACCTGGTCGCCAAGGGTGCGGTCCGCAAGGGCCGGCCCGTCAAGGTGCTGGGTGACGGCGAGCTGACCGTCAAGGTGTCCGTGGCGGTGGACAAGCTGTCCGCGTCCGCCAAGGAGAAGATCGAGGCCGCCGGCGGGAGCGTCGCGCAGGGCTGA
- a CDS encoding adenylate kinase: protein MSSRLVLLGPPGAGKGTQAARLAERLGVPAVSTGDIFRSNIKNGTELGKRVQDITASGALVPDELTNELVRDRLAQADAVEGFLLDGYPRNVAQVAALDEMLAVAGRELDLAIELTVDPQVVVDRLTRRAEIEGRADDTEDVIRHRLDVYAEQTAPISQVYAARGLLAQVDGLGDVDDVTARLLAALSGARS, encoded by the coding sequence TTGAGTTCACGTCTGGTCCTGCTCGGCCCGCCCGGTGCGGGCAAGGGAACGCAGGCCGCGCGCCTGGCCGAGCGCCTCGGCGTCCCGGCCGTCTCGACGGGCGACATCTTCCGGTCCAACATCAAGAACGGGACCGAGCTGGGCAAGCGGGTGCAGGACATCACGGCGTCCGGTGCGCTGGTGCCGGACGAGCTCACCAACGAGCTCGTGCGCGACCGCCTCGCGCAGGCAGACGCGGTCGAGGGCTTCCTGCTCGACGGCTACCCGCGCAACGTCGCCCAGGTGGCGGCGCTCGACGAGATGCTCGCGGTCGCCGGGCGCGAGCTCGACCTCGCGATCGAGCTGACCGTCGACCCGCAGGTCGTCGTGGACCGTCTCACCCGGCGCGCGGAGATCGAGGGCCGGGCGGACGACACCGAGGACGTCATCCGCCACCGCCTGGACGTCTATGCGGAGCAGACGGCGCCCATCTCGCAGGTGTACGCCGCCCGGGGTCTGCTCGCGCAGGTCGACGGGCTGGGTGACGTCGACGACGTGACCGCACGCCTGCTGGCCGCGCTGAGCGGCGCGCGTTCCTGA
- the rpsE gene encoding 30S ribosomal protein S5 translates to MAAPQRSNTGAGGTGGDRRDGGRRDGGRRGDAAEKSAFVERVVTINRVAKVVKGGRRFSFTALVVVGDGDGTVGVGYGKAKEVPAAIAKGVEEAKKSFFRVPRIQGTIPHPVQGEKAAGVVFLRPASPGTGVIAGGPVRAVLECAGIHDVLSKSLGSSNAINIVHATVEALRSLEEPEAVAARRGLPLDHVAPHALLRAQAEGRAAATAAKAGA, encoded by the coding sequence ATGGCTGCTCCTCAGCGCAGCAACACCGGTGCCGGTGGCACCGGCGGCGACCGCCGGGACGGCGGCCGTCGTGACGGCGGGCGGCGCGGTGACGCCGCCGAGAAGAGCGCGTTCGTCGAGCGCGTCGTGACGATCAACCGTGTCGCCAAGGTCGTCAAGGGCGGCCGCCGGTTCAGCTTCACCGCGCTCGTCGTGGTGGGCGACGGTGACGGCACGGTCGGCGTCGGCTACGGGAAGGCCAAGGAGGTGCCCGCGGCGATCGCCAAGGGTGTCGAGGAGGCGAAGAAGAGCTTCTTCCGCGTCCCCCGCATCCAGGGCACCATCCCGCACCCCGTGCAGGGCGAGAAGGCCGCGGGCGTCGTGTTCCTGCGCCCCGCGTCGCCGGGTACCGGTGTGATCGCCGGCGGTCCGGTGCGTGCGGTGCTCGAGTGCGCCGGCATCCACGACGTGCTCAGCAAGTCGCTCGGGTCGTCCAACGCGATCAACATCGTGCACGCCACGGTCGAGGCCCTGCGCTCCCTCGAGGAGCCCGAGGCCGTGGCCGCCCGTCGTGGGCTGCCGCTCGACCACGTCGCCCCGCACGCGCTGCTGCGCGCGCAGGCCGAGGGTCGTGCCGCCGCGACGGCTGCGAAGGCGGGTGCGTGA
- the rpsH gene encoding 30S ribosomal protein S8, translating to MTMTDPIADFLTRLRNANSAHHDTVTIPFSKLKSHVAEILQAEGYISGWTVEDAPVGKNLTITLKYGPNRERALAGVKRVSKPGLRVYAKSTNLPKVLGGLGVAILSTSSGLLTDKQAAQKGVGGEVLAYVW from the coding sequence ATGACCATGACCGACCCGATCGCAGACTTCCTCACGCGTCTGCGCAACGCGAACTCGGCGCACCACGACACGGTGACGATCCCGTTCTCGAAGCTCAAGAGCCACGTGGCCGAGATCCTGCAGGCCGAGGGCTACATCTCCGGCTGGACCGTCGAGGACGCCCCCGTGGGCAAGAACCTCACGATCACGCTGAAGTACGGCCCGAACCGCGAGCGCGCGCTCGCCGGTGTCAAGCGCGTGTCCAAGCCGGGCCTGCGCGTGTACGCCAAGTCGACCAACCTGCCGAAGGTGCTCGGCGGCCTGGGTGTGGCGATCCTGTCCACGTCCTCCGGCCTCCTGACCGACAAGCAGGCCGCACAGAAGGGCGTGGGTGGGGAAGTCCTCGCCTACGTCTGGTAA
- the secY gene encoding preprotein translocase subunit SecY, translating into MLSAFARAFRTPDLRRKLLFTIGMMVLFRIGSFLPTPGVSYPNVQACIEQTAESDLLGLVNLFSGGALLQLSVFSLGIMPYITASIIIQLLRVVIPKFEELHKEGQSGTAKLTQYTRYLTIGLAVLQSTTIITFARSGNLFQGCTLEVIPDDSPLTLLIMVIVMTAGTGLIMWFGELITERGVGNGMSLLIFTSIAASFPGALWSIAGGNDGVAKFIAVLAIVVIVIGLVVFVEQSQRRVPVQYAKRMVGRRMYGGSSTYIPIKINMAGVIPVIFASSLLAVPTLIAQFGDATAGWVQWISVNVADPAAPLHMSIYVVLIIFFCFFYTAITFNPDEVADNMKKYGGFIPGIRAGRPTAEYLDYVITRITTPGSIYLALVALIPMIAFIVLGVGANIPFGGASILIVVGVGLETVKQIESQLQQRHYEGFLR; encoded by the coding sequence GTGCTCAGTGCATTCGCTCGGGCTTTCAGGACGCCCGACCTGCGGCGCAAGCTGCTCTTCACCATCGGGATGATGGTGCTCTTCCGGATCGGCTCGTTCCTGCCGACCCCCGGGGTGAGCTATCCGAACGTCCAGGCGTGCATCGAGCAGACGGCGGAGAGCGACCTGCTCGGCCTCGTCAACCTGTTCAGCGGCGGTGCGCTGCTGCAGCTGTCGGTGTTCTCGCTCGGGATCATGCCCTACATCACGGCGAGCATCATCATCCAGCTCCTGCGCGTGGTCATCCCCAAGTTCGAGGAGCTGCACAAGGAGGGGCAGTCGGGCACCGCGAAGCTCACGCAGTACACGCGGTACCTGACCATCGGCCTCGCGGTGCTGCAGTCGACGACGATCATCACGTTCGCGCGCAGCGGCAACCTGTTCCAGGGCTGCACGCTCGAGGTGATCCCGGACGACTCCCCGCTGACGCTCCTCATCATGGTCATCGTCATGACGGCGGGCACCGGCCTCATCATGTGGTTCGGCGAGCTCATCACCGAGCGCGGCGTCGGCAACGGCATGTCGCTGCTGATCTTCACGTCGATCGCCGCGTCGTTCCCCGGCGCGCTGTGGTCGATCGCCGGTGGCAACGACGGCGTCGCCAAGTTCATCGCGGTGCTGGCGATCGTCGTCATCGTCATCGGGCTCGTGGTGTTCGTCGAGCAGTCGCAGCGCCGCGTCCCGGTGCAGTACGCCAAGCGCATGGTGGGTCGGCGCATGTACGGCGGGTCGAGCACCTACATCCCGATCAAGATCAACATGGCCGGCGTCATCCCCGTGATCTTCGCGTCCTCGCTGCTCGCGGTGCCCACGCTCATCGCGCAGTTCGGTGACGCGACGGCCGGCTGGGTGCAGTGGATCAGCGTCAACGTGGCCGACCCGGCCGCGCCGCTGCACATGTCGATCTACGTCGTCCTCATCATCTTCTTCTGCTTCTTCTACACGGCGATCACGTTCAACCCGGACGAGGTCGCGGACAACATGAAGAAGTACGGCGGCTTCATCCCGGGCATCCGCGCGGGCCGGCCGACGGCCGAGTACCTCGACTACGTCATCACGCGCATCACGACGCCGGGCTCCATCTACCTGGCCCTCGTCGCGCTGATCCCGATGATCGCGTTCATCGTCCTCGGCGTGGGCGCGAACATCCCCTTCGGTGGCGCATCGATCCTCATCGTGGTCGGTGTCGGGCTCGAGACCGTCAAGCAGATCGAGTCGCAGCTCCAGCAGCGGCACTACGAAGGGTTCTTGCGTTGA
- a CDS encoding signal peptidase I yields the protein MSTTPAQRDSWFSGVLSALTTFALLVLLAAAVALAVVPKAVDGAALTVLTGSMVPTYDPGDVVVVRGVTDAAAEVQVGDVVTFQPVSDDPTLITHRVIGKVFSADGTQFITRGDANNTDDEPLVPAQIKAKAMYHVPYVGYASLYLGQKRGTLVVGVAVALLVYGAVQVLRPERRRADAADGADGAETPAAAAPEAAAAAVTQEERS from the coding sequence ATGAGCACCACGCCCGCCCAGCGCGACAGCTGGTTCTCCGGCGTCCTCTCCGCGCTCACGACCTTCGCGCTCCTCGTGCTGCTCGCCGCGGCCGTGGCGCTCGCGGTGGTCCCCAAGGCCGTCGACGGTGCCGCGCTCACGGTGCTCACCGGCTCGATGGTCCCCACGTACGATCCCGGCGACGTGGTCGTCGTCCGCGGTGTCACGGACGCCGCGGCCGAGGTCCAGGTCGGCGACGTCGTCACGTTCCAGCCCGTGTCGGACGACCCGACGCTCATCACGCACCGCGTCATCGGGAAGGTCTTCTCCGCCGACGGCACGCAGTTCATCACGCGCGGCGACGCCAACAACACCGACGACGAGCCGCTGGTGCCCGCCCAGATCAAGGCGAAGGCGATGTACCACGTCCCGTACGTGGGGTACGCCTCGCTCTACCTCGGCCAGAAGCGCGGCACGCTCGTCGTGGGCGTCGCCGTCGCGCTGCTCGTCTACGGGGCCGTCCAGGTCCTGCGTCCCGAGCGCCGTCGCGCCGACGCAGCCGACGGCGCCGACGGGGCCGAGACACCCGCCGCGGCCGCCCCCGAGGCCGCAGCTGCCGCCGTCACCCAGGAGGAGAGATCGTGA
- a CDS encoding alternate-type signal peptide domain-containing protein has product MQNKTKGLIAGVAGIALLTGGSTFALWSSSATMSGDSILNGDLAVTAGPGVWQDVSADRNDKPHTITPATFKMVPGDTVTYTQPFDVTLVGDNLAATVTLKSSGAVPTTPSNVSVAYKVQYWNGTQWVDLDAATLDTPVGVRLFSADHTNKPSGAVVIDNSTATKDLQVVATVTYADVANQGGQNLTTTLPGLSVTIDQVRDAGQTPTPTP; this is encoded by the coding sequence ATGCAGAACAAGACCAAGGGCCTCATCGCCGGCGTCGCCGGGATCGCGCTGCTCACCGGTGGCTCGACGTTCGCGCTGTGGAGCTCGAGCGCCACCATGTCCGGCGACTCCATCCTCAACGGTGACCTCGCCGTGACGGCGGGCCCCGGCGTGTGGCAGGACGTGTCGGCCGACCGCAACGACAAGCCGCACACCATCACCCCCGCCACCTTCAAGATGGTCCCGGGCGACACGGTCACGTACACGCAGCCGTTCGACGTCACGCTCGTCGGTGACAACCTCGCGGCGACCGTCACGCTGAAGTCGAGTGGCGCTGTCCCGACCACCCCCTCCAACGTCTCGGTGGCCTACAAGGTCCAGTACTGGAACGGGACCCAGTGGGTCGACCTCGACGCGGCGACCCTGGACACCCCGGTGGGCGTGCGTCTCTTCTCGGCCGACCACACGAACAAGCCCTCGGGTGCTGTCGTGATCGACAACAGCACGGCCACCAAGGACCTGCAGGTTGTCGCGACGGTCACGTACGCGGACGTCGCGAACCAGGGTGGTCAGAACCTCACGACGACCCTGCCGGGCCTGTCGGTGACGATCGACCAGGTGCGCGACGCCGGCCAGACGCCGACGCCCACGCCGTGA